The region AATTTTTTTCAGCATTATATTTTTCAATTAATGCATCATAATAATTGTTGGAGGTTTCGAAGGCTGTAATTACTTTATGAGAAAAAGCAAAAATATTTAAACCTTCTTGGTTTACAATTCCTTTAGAAAGTTCGTCTTTTATCACTTTGCTTTTATACCCTTTTTCGGCAATAAAAGTATCTAATTCTTGCGGTGTTAAACTGAATGAGCCTGTAAAAATAGTTCCTATAAAAATTGTCAATCCTATAAGGAAGACGATTAAACCAGTTTGTTTTATAAATTTCACAATGATAATTTTATGTTATGAGTTTTAATTGAAAGATTTTGATGCTTGCTTAATTCTAGTTATTTGAGAAAATTCGTTTCCAACTTTTTTTCTTTAATTGAATATTTGTGTTTTTCTCTTCATTGAATTTCGCTACAATTTCAGCTTCATATAATTTATAAAATTCAGGATCAAAATTAGCATCGGCTAAAAATTCTAAAACATAGGTAATAGGTTTATTTTCTGTGAGCCATTTATCAAAAATTTCGTGGCGCATTCTAATTCCAAAGGTATTAATCCCTAAAAATTGATTCGTATTTTTATCATATGAAATGGTGATGCACATATTTTCTTTTGCATGTTGCCACTGAAAGTATTCTTCATTTTCTTGCTTGTTTCGTTCACTAAAAACCCAGCCATAAGTTTGATACTCAATGTCTAAAAATTTTGCAGAATTAAACCAATGTCCTGGTTTGTATGCTCTTTTATTTCCACAAATTGTTTGTGCTAGGGTTTCTCCCATCATGCGGCCTGTATACCAAACAGCTTCAATATTTCTGCGTTGCCCAATAGCTGTATGCTGTTCGGCACAATCTCCAATAGCAAAAACATCAGGAATGTTGGTTTCTAGGTAACGGTTGACTAAAACTCCTCTATTAGTTTCTATTTTTGAGTTTTTTATAAAATCAATATTCGGTGTAACTCCTGCAGTTAATCCGACTACATTACAAAAGATTTCTTCTCCTGTTTCTTCAATAATAACCGATTTTACGTGGCCATTTTCATCCGCTTTAATTTCTTTTAAATTGGTGCTCAATCGCAAATCTATATGATGATCTTGAATGTGTTTATTGATCATTTTTGATTCTTGTGCAGGTAAAACACCATTCCAAAAACTAGCTTCACGAACTAAAAATGTAACCGGAATATCTCTGCTTCTTAGCATTTCTGCGAGCTCAATTCCTATCAATCCGCCACCAACAATTACGGCTCTTTTACACACTTCTTTATTAGGAGCGTGTTTTTCTAAATTTTCTAAATCTTGTTTATGATACATCCCCATAACTCCTTCTAAATCTTGTCCGGGCCACCCGAATTTATTGGGTTTAGAACCTGTTGCAAGAATTAGTTTATCATAAGAAAGTGCCGAAGAATCCTTGAATTCTAATATTTTTTTATCCGTGTTTATTGCTGTTACAAAACCTTCTTTTAAATCGATGTTATTTTTATTCCAGAACCAATTTTCATAAGGTTGTGTGTGTTCAAACTTCATATGTCCCATATAGACGTACATAAGTGCCGTTCTAGAAAAAAAATATGTTGTTTCTGCAGAAACTAGTGTGATTTTATGATCAGAATTTTTCCTGATATGCCTTGCGGCGGTAACACCAGAAATTCCGTTTCCAATAATAACAATATGTTCCATAGTTAGTTGATTGATTATTGCCTTTAAGTCGATGTTAAAGGTAAGACCTTAAGTTTTAACTGTAATTTAGAATAGATTTAAATAAAAATTAAACTAAGTTAAGCTCTTTTTAATATAGTTTTACTGCCAATTTAACCTTATCATGTTGCAATAAATCGTTTATTTTTGCTTATGTTCTAATTTTAAGAATTCAATTTATGCACAATGCGCTATAAATTTAAATGGTAATACGAGTTTTATTTTGATGAAAATCACTATTTTTAAAAATATTTATGAAAACAAAATACTTCTTTTTATTCGGACTAATTCTTTTACAGTTATCGTGTAAAAGTCAAACCAAAAAAATTAATGGATTAAGTTTTGTGGCATCAAGAGATACCATTGATGCTACTCATATAGCCCCAGTTATTAAGGCGCAAAGTAATTATGTTGCCTTGATGCCTTTTGGTTTTATTAGAGAATTAGCATCGCCAAAAATAACACATAACTCAAATAGGCAATGGTTTGGAGAAACTAAAAACGGATTGTTACAATATGCAAAACAGTTTCAAAAAAACACCATAAAAGTGATGGTAAAACCTCAAATTTGGGTTTGGCGTGGAGAATTTACAGGTGATATCGCAATGGATTCTGAAGAAAAATGGACTATTTTAGAAGAATCATATTCAGATTTTATTTTAACCTATGCAAGAGCAGCACAAGAAATTAGGGCAGATATGTTTTGTATCGGCACAGAATTGGAGAAATTTGTAATGCAAAGACCACAATATTGGCAAAAACTAATTTTAGAAATTAGAAAAATATTTGAAGGAAAATTAACATATGCTGCAAATTGGGACGAATTTAAAAGGGTTCCTTTTTGGGGAGAAATTGATTTGATTGGGATTGATGCTTATTTTCCTTTGAGTGATAAAAAATCGCCCACAATACAAGAATTTGAAAGTGGATGGAAACCTCATAAAGAAGAAATTATGAGAATTCAAAAAAAGTTCGATAGACCTATTTTATTCACCGAATTTGGTTATCGAAGTATGGATTTTAATGGCAAACAACCTTGGGATTCTAATAGAGTAGAAGGGAATATAAATTTACAAGCTCAGTCAGATGCTTTAAAGGCGATACACAATCAGTTTTGGAATGAAGACTGGTTTGCCGGTGGTTTTATTTGGAAATGGTTTCACAGGCATGATTATGTTGGAGGAGAAAATAACAATAGATTTACACCACAAAATAAACCTGCCGAAGTCTTAATTCAGCAATTATATAAGCAATAGCTTTTTTTGTAAAAACGTGATAAATGTCTTAAAAAATATTCGAAAAAAAACTTATATTTGTTCAGTATTTAAAAATAATTACCTATGAAAAAGATAATAATACCCGTAGATTTCTCTGAATATTCAGAGTTCGCATTGAGAGCCGCTGCACTTTTATCAAAAAAAATAGACATTTTGGTTTATGCAGTGCACATGTTAGATTTACCAGATGTAAGTTTATCACAAAGTAATGAGTATAGCCAAGAAAAAACCATACTTATTACAAAGTTAGCAGAAAAAAGATTTAAAAATTTTCTAGAGAAAGATTATTTAGCAGGCGTTAAAGTGATACCTATTATTAAGAGTTCTAAAGTCTTTAGTGAGTTGAATTCAATTGTAAACGAAGTGGATGCAGACTTTATAATTATGGGTTCTCATGGGTCAAGTGGGTTAAAAGAATTCTTCTTCGGCTCTAATACAGAAAAAGTAATTAGATATGCGGATGTACCTGTTTTAGTCTTGAAAAATGAGTTGCGAGATGTTAATTTTTCTGATATTGTTATTGCTACAGATTTTTCTGAAGAATCAATTGTTGGCTTTAAAAAGGTATTAAATTCATTAGACTTTTTTAATGCTAGAAAACATCTTTTATATGTAAATTTACCTAACGAAAATTTTAAGACAACTCCAGAAATGGACTTTCTTGCAAATAATTTTTTAATGCAAGCAGAAGGAAATATCGATAGATTAATCAATGTTAATTTTGTTTGTGCAAAATCTATTGAAGAGGGGATTTTAACATTTTCAGATGTAATAGGAGCAGATTTAATAACGCTCATTACAAATGGTAGAAAAGGACTGTCTCATATTTTCTCTGGAAGTATTTCTGAAGATATTTCAAACCATTCATCTTTACCAATCATGACTTTTAAAATGTAAAAGTTAGAATCGTTTAAATAATTAGTGCTGGTTTTTTTATTTCGATCTCTAGATTCGTAAGCATTAATTATACAGTGTTCTTTGTAGTTTGTTTATACACAGATATTTTTAGAGATATTTCACTATTCGATCACAGACAAATAATCTTATTCCATTTGTTATTTAGGAAGGCAAGGTAAAATCAGAATAATGGGCACAAGTTTTATAAAGTAAAGAGCGTTATTGGACAAAAAGCCAATGCAGCTATGCTTATAAATCTTTAGAATTGGTGTTCATACGATTTTAAACATATAATGTCGTAATAAATCGTTTAATTTTCGCTTCTTTGTTTTAAAAAATCACCATTACAAAAGCGGTACGAATCCTTTTAAAGTTGAATGAATAAAAAAATAATTCAATTTATTTACACGTTACTATACATCTAAATTGGTGTTAATGATATAGAGGCTTCCATATTCTATTGGATTAATGTTACCAAAAATCGTGTGTATTTTTAACTTATTTCTTTTTTTTAAAGGTGTATTAGTGCCACAATGCTTCAAAAAAATATAGTTTAAATTGTTTTTTTTGTTTAAAAACACTTATTCCTTATTCTAGTACATTTATTTTCTAAAAAGCTCAAATACTACTACGCACCTTTTTTTGGCATTTAGACCTTTATTTAATTGTAAATTTGAATATCAATAATTTATAAACTTATAATTTCCCCCAATTATGAAAACGAATACTTTAAAACAATTAGCAATTCTTTTGACCTGTGCAATAGGTCTTTATACTACAGGTCTTAATCTAGTTACAATACCTAGCATACAATCTTTATCAGATGCAGCGACTGTTATGACTTTTTTCTCTTGTTTCTTCCCTTTCTCAATTTTATCAATCAACTTATCGATTCAAATGCTAAAAACATTTTTTAAATTTTTTAAGTTGACAACATACTAGTCTTCATTGTGAATTGTTTAAGCTAATTAGGTTTTTAAATTTAAATCAACATCAGATTTAAGAAAAGTATATGTCTAATTTTTTTAAAAAGTGATTTTAATGGATATAGTTTGCATCTAATGAAGATTTAAACAGTTCTCTAAATCGTAAATAGGATCAGTATTAAACAAAATCATTTAATTATAAGGAAAAAATTAAACTTTAGCATGACTACGGTCATGGGGATACAGGAACTAATTATTTAACTTTGACGAGTCTTATAAATTTAATTTTTTATTAATATTAAAGTTGAAGCCTTGCATAATTTAAAAAGAAATTTAGCCTGATTATTTATAGTTTTATTGTTAAAACTCCATTTAATATCTAATAAGTGATGAAGCTTTTAAAAAATTATCTAGATACTACAAATTAAATAAGGAAGTGTAAATACTGTAGGGTGTATTTATACGATTCTGGAGCGTCTTAAGAAAAAAATTAAGGCGCTTTTTTTTATTTAAAACATTACTTAAGTTCAAGTAACAAACGCAAATTTTAGAGATAGATATTTTATATTTTTCAGAAGAAAAGAAAGGACAATAGTCTTTTCTTCTTTCTGAACGGATAAATGTCTATATTTCTTCCGTCTAAAAATTATAGTAAGACACCTACAATCGCACCTATAAAAGCAATTGTTCTTTAAAATACTTCGTTTATTCTATATACAGCTCATATATTACAAACGTCCTTTTTTTAGTCTTCAAGATTTAATTTAATCTTAAATTGAAAACAGTTCTTAAAGAATATAAATCATCATAATTTTTTAACAAAAAACTATTTTAATCAATTACAAACTTAAGGCTAGAATTATTTTAAAGGAGTAGCTAAATTAAAAAAGAAGTAAAGAATTTCTTACATTGAAATTATTGTAAGAACTTCTTTATTTCTTTAATTTATAATCGTTCAAATCAATTTTGATAAACCCAAAATCTATTCAAAAGAAAAATATTTAAGAATTCTTGTTATAATGAATATCTTATTTTAAAAGAGTAGAAAGTAATAAATTCTGGGTTCAATAATAATTATAAATCATGGGGAGCACTAAAATTACAATACTTTATGTATTGGTTTTAATTTGAATTACTACAATTATGTATATATCATCTAGTTTAATTAAGGTTCTTTTCGATTTATCGAAAGAAAAAAATGCTCATCATCGATATAGAACGTTTAAAAGTTGTATAATACAATATTTTAAAGCTATAAGTTTTAATTTTATTGTTCATGAAAGCCTCTATTCGAATTTATTTTGTGATAAATATCATATTTTAACAGCATAGAAAGCAATAAATTTATAAGGTGATAAGAATGAAATGAATCAATCTAAAAATTATTTTTTTTACCTAATGATTAAACAGGAAACCCTAAAACCAATACATATGAAAACAAAATTTTTTACCCTAATTTTTTTTCTAGCACTTTTTCAAAGTTGTAGTAATGAATTTACAAAAGAAGTTTCAGAACCCGTAGATTATATTACGGATGATATCACAACTTTAGTAGTTCCAGAAGGTCATGACTTAAGACCTATTGCCTTACAAAATACAAGTATCAATTTGTCCGAAACATCTCGTGCAGACATGGTAAGAGTGAAAGTATTTGAAGTGGAAGACGGTAACTATAAGTTATTATATAGTGGTGTAATCGATAGAGAAACATCAATAAATAATGTAGTTAAAGTGCCAAATCACATCCGTTTATTATCGGTACAAGCTGATTTGGCCATAGGAACCAGAGAATGGATTCTAACCCCTAGTGAATTACAAAATTTAGTTATTGAAGATGAAATTGTACCAGATGTGGATGCAGATGAAAACAAAAGTGCTACTTCGGGAAAATCAAGTGCTAAGACCTCATCTAAAACAAGCGCATTCGTAGCTGGTGATGAACCGCCAACTTGGGACTGTGGTGATTTCGATGAATTTACGGGAAATGACAATGACGATTTTAGTATTACAAACAGTTCAACGCAAGGAATTAATGTAGATAAAAAAACAACCATATACATTTGTAGTGGTGGTTCTTGGAATCCAAGTTTTTTAAATGATAATGGTGGTAAACTTGAAATATATGTAGGGGAAGGAGCTACTTTAACACTTTCAGGAACTATAAATTCAACTATTTACAATGTAGGTACCTTTAATGGTGTCAATATAAATATTTCAAAAGATGCAGCATTTGATAACTGGGGAACAACCAATATAGTAGGTAATTTAAGTGCTAGTTCCAAAGATATTAATATTTATAACGGAACTTGCAATGTTTCTGGATCGGTAGATTTAACAGAAAACGGTCATTTAGATGTAGATGGAGGAAGACTTGCTATCGGCGGACATGTAACAAATTCAGGAACGTTTCATAACAAAGTAAACTCTGAAACTGTTGTTGCGGGTAACTTTACAATTAATGGCAACGGATCTTTTAGCAATGAATGTAAAACCACTATTGCTGGTAATTTTATCAATAATAAAAAAGTTGATTTTACAAACGCTTCTTATACGGTTATTGCAGGTAGTTTTATCAATAATTCAGACAGTGAAGTAACGATTAAAGAAGGTTCTGTTTTTAAATCGGCAAGTATTCAGTCTAATGCTAAAATAAAAGGAAGCAAGGCATATTCTGTTATAGAAACAGGGGCTATCACATTTGTTGGTAACTCATCAGGCTTTGAAGGAGAATTAGATATCTGTTCCGATAGTTTTACCGAAAGTATGAGAAATAATAAAGTTATAAATACTTGTGATACTTTTATTTCTCCAAGTGCATGCTCATTAGGTTATAATAATGTGATAGATGAAGATAATGATGGTGTTATTGCGGGTGTAGATGTAGATGACAATAACCCTAATGTAGCTTCTTACAACTTTCCACAAGGAGAAGGTAGTTTTTATACTTCGTTATATGAGGATTTGTATCCATGTATGGGAGATTACGATTTAAATGACTTTGTACATAATTATAGTTACCAAGAAGGAGTTTTAAATGGCGTAATCAACGAAATTAAGTTCGATTATAAATTTCCGGCAATCGGAGCTGGTTTTAATAATAGCTTTGTTTTAAGAGTGATGGATGATGGCGATACTGCAGTTTTAACTTTAGATGCAGCGAGTGCTTATGATAGTGCAGAAATTACAAGAGTGCATGATACCGAAAATAATACAACGTTGTTTGTCTTCAATAACATAAAATCGATTTATACTAGTAATACAGGGGCAATCATAAATACCGTTCGAATTGATTATGCAAATATTCCAGTAATCTCAGGAACCGTTACCAAGATCAACGGTGCTTATGACGAGTTTATATTGCAAAACGGAGAAATGGGGCATGAAATACATCCTTTATACAATGAGTTACATCGTAATTTTGCGGCTTTAAATTCGCCTTCTATGTATAATGACGAGAATAACTTTTCACGTTGTGATGATAAGTCTTCAGGCACTAACCTCTTTGTTAACAATAATGGGTTTCCTTGGGTGTTAACAGATCTTCCTGTTGATTTACCTTGGCCTAAAGAAGGTATTTCAATTTTAGAAGCATTTCCTAATTTTGATGATTTTGTAACGTCAAATCCTGCATTAGATTGGTATACAAATATTAATGGCAATAGAAATTCGGCTAATTTAATTGAATAGCACATTAATACAGTGCAACCATTAGCTTACAAAGGCTCTCCATACTATTGAATTAATCAATATGGAGAGTCTTTTTTTTGGCTCATTTTTCTTGATAATTGAAATAGTTTGTTTTTAAAAATCAAAAAGATCAGTATTTTAAACCTTTTGTCAAACTACTATAAAAAACACCTTGGTCGTTCATAAAAGTGCTTTTTTTGTTGTTTAAATTTAAGGAGTCTCCATTAAAATCAGTAGCTTTTAGATTTAATTCTTGAAAGATGCAAGCAGTAGCTGCAAAATCCCAAATGCTACCACCACCTTTTTCTTTTTTAGGTAGTTTTAAGAAGATAGCGGGTGCGTTTTCTGCAACCAAAATAGCATTTAAAATAGCTCCTGATCCCGAAATTTCTTTCAGTTCTTGTATCTTTAAAGTATTCATTTTATGTTGAATTATTTCTTTAATTTGAGCTTGTTTTGGGGTGTCATCTAACTTTTTATCCGTTGCATACGTTAAATAGTCATTTGTAGCGGTAACCTCCCATTTTTCACCATTTTTAAAAGCGCCTTTTCCTTTAATAGCATAGTAGAGATGGTCTTTGCTAGGGTCGTAAACTACACCAATATGGGGTGTACCATCTTTAGCTACCAAAGCAATGGATACCGAAAACCCTGGGTATTTATTGATAAAAGCCAAAGTACCATCCATCGGGTCAATACACCAAAAATAATCTTTTTGAAATCTACTTTCGTCATCTTCGGTTTCTTCGGATAATAAGGCAATATCAAAGGCAGTACAAGTTGGTTTTAAATGCGAAAAAATAATCTTTTCACAAGCGAGATCTACGGCAGTTACCACTTGTGACCCATAGCTATCACCTCCTTCTTTTTTTTCGACGATTACCTCTTGATTCATGGCTTTTTGTATGACCTTTCCGGCAGCGAGTGCTGCTTTTATAGCAATTTTTGTAAGGTGTTGTAAATCCATTTTAAAGAGTTTTAATGACTGCTTTGGTCAGGCGTTCACTATAGCTATTTATTTTCCAATGCCCCGGACTCCATCCTTTTAAAAACCGATGAAAATCTGCCCAAGCTACAGGATATAAATCCCGCCATTCTCTCTCTAACGCTTCATTTTTATTTCCCAAAGCCCTTTGTAAATAGCTAAAATACGTGTCTAGAATTTTAGTTTCTAAGCGTTCACAATCTTCTTCATCCAAACAGCTTCCTATAAAATAAGCAACATCTTTCATGCCGCAACCACCACCTACATACTGAAAATCTACTCCTGCTACTTGTCCGTTTTCAGAAAAACAAAAGTTTGCTAATTTGGCATCACCGTGCACCAAAGTTTGGTACATACAAGAGTTTAATTTACGATCGATTTTAGCCGCAGCTTCTTTCAAGTCGATATCTTTTAGTGCTTCAAGTTCTTGAGGTCTTGTGTCTAAATGCCAATACGTACCAATTTTCCAAAGGTCTTCGGGTGTTTTACCCAGATAACTTACATGAAATTTTGCCAACCATTCTAAACAGGCTGCAATGCCGAGCCAAGAAATGTTTTGTTTGCGCAACGAATACCCAGCAGCATCTAAATCTTCTAGAACAATGAGCACTTCATCATTTTGATGAGCAATACCATAACATTTGGGCAAACGTGCGGTACTTTGTGCACTATAATTTTGATACCAAGCAGTTTCTATTTGATAAGATTTTAGCTTTCGTTGATGTCCTATTTCTGAATTCCATCCTTTAGGATGTAGACTTTGTTCTGGCAGTTGTATGTGTTTTACGATCACACTTTTTAAGAGACTACCTTGTAAGAAAATGCGCATAATTTTACCATAACCACTCCATAATTCTTGAATGACTTCTTGTTCTTGCACAGCAGTGGCGCCTGTTTTTTCTAATAATATGGATTTGAAGTAGTTGTTCATATGGCATCAAAAATAGAAAATACTTTGCTGTAGGCAAATCTTTTTGAGTTTTTAAGACCTGTAAGATCTAGTTTTATTCATACCAAAAATAGATGTTTATTTTTTTATCTTCATAACAAACGTTCTCTCGGTTTTTATCTATAATATTTTTGTTTTTTAACAATATTATTGATCCATAAGATGAGTATGTAAAATTGTTATAGATTGGATGATTTTCTGGATTGAGTTGTTTTATAACCTAACATCAGTAAGTTTCATATTAGGATACTTTCTCTCTAATTAATAGTCCTTAAAAGAATTTATAACTTCAATTTATGACTGTTTTTAGTTCATTTTAAATTCATTGTAATTTTTGTTTTCAATGTTAGTCTCGAATAGTTAAGTCTAAAGGTATACAAATAGCTGTAAAATAAAAGGAAATAATTACCGCATCTTCACTTTAAAATACAAAGCATCTTCTTGATTTATAAATAAAATTAAGTCTGTATTTCTTTGCGGATTTTTTAGAATCATCGTAGTAATGTCTCCTACCGTTTTGATCAGGGGTTTTTGTGATTTTTTAGATCCCTTAAAACGATATAATACGCTTAAATTGGTGTCAAAATTTTTAAATTTTAGCGCTATATTTTTAGATGCGTTCATTCTAATCGTGCCAGTTTTTGGAGAAATTAAGTCAGTTTGTAAACCCAAGAAAGTAGCTTTATAAAGAGG is a window of Polaribacter litorisediminis DNA encoding:
- a CDS encoding NAD(P)/FAD-dependent oxidoreductase, with product MEHIVIIGNGISGVTAARHIRKNSDHKITLVSAETTYFFSRTALMYVYMGHMKFEHTQPYENWFWNKNNIDLKEGFVTAINTDKKILEFKDSSALSYDKLILATGSKPNKFGWPGQDLEGVMGMYHKQDLENLEKHAPNKEVCKRAVIVGGGLIGIELAEMLRSRDIPVTFLVREASFWNGVLPAQESKMINKHIQDHHIDLRLSTNLKEIKADENGHVKSVIIEETGEEIFCNVVGLTAGVTPNIDFIKNSKIETNRGVLVNRYLETNIPDVFAIGDCAEQHTAIGQRRNIEAVWYTGRMMGETLAQTICGNKRAYKPGHWFNSAKFLDIEYQTYGWVFSERNKQENEEYFQWQHAKENMCITISYDKNTNQFLGINTFGIRMRHEIFDKWLTENKPITYVLEFLADANFDPEFYKLYEAEIVAKFNEEKNTNIQLKKKSWKRIFSNN
- a CDS encoding 3'(2'),5'-bisphosphate nucleotidase CysQ family protein; amino-acid sequence: MDLQHLTKIAIKAALAAGKVIQKAMNQEVIVEKKEGGDSYGSQVVTAVDLACEKIIFSHLKPTCTAFDIALLSEETEDDESRFQKDYFWCIDPMDGTLAFINKYPGFSVSIALVAKDGTPHIGVVYDPSKDHLYYAIKGKGAFKNGEKWEVTATNDYLTYATDKKLDDTPKQAQIKEIIQHKMNTLKIQELKEISGSGAILNAILVAENAPAIFLKLPKKEKGGGSIWDFAATACIFQELNLKATDFNGDSLNLNNKKSTFMNDQGVFYSSLTKGLKY
- a CDS encoding ecdysteroid 22-kinase family protein, producing the protein MNNYFKSILLEKTGATAVQEQEVIQELWSGYGKIMRIFLQGSLLKSVIVKHIQLPEQSLHPKGWNSEIGHQRKLKSYQIETAWYQNYSAQSTARLPKCYGIAHQNDEVLIVLEDLDAAGYSLRKQNISWLGIAACLEWLAKFHVSYLGKTPEDLWKIGTYWHLDTRPQELEALKDIDLKEAAAKIDRKLNSCMYQTLVHGDAKLANFCFSENGQVAGVDFQYVGGGCGMKDVAYFIGSCLDEEDCERLETKILDTYFSYLQRALGNKNEALEREWRDLYPVAWADFHRFLKGWSPGHWKINSYSERLTKAVIKTL
- a CDS encoding glycoside hydrolase family 113; the protein is MKTKYFFLFGLILLQLSCKSQTKKINGLSFVASRDTIDATHIAPVIKAQSNYVALMPFGFIRELASPKITHNSNRQWFGETKNGLLQYAKQFQKNTIKVMVKPQIWVWRGEFTGDIAMDSEEKWTILEESYSDFILTYARAAQEIRADMFCIGTELEKFVMQRPQYWQKLILEIRKIFEGKLTYAANWDEFKRVPFWGEIDLIGIDAYFPLSDKKSPTIQEFESGWKPHKEEIMRIQKKFDRPILFTEFGYRSMDFNGKQPWDSNRVEGNINLQAQSDALKAIHNQFWNEDWFAGGFIWKWFHRHDYVGGENNNRFTPQNKPAEVLIQQLYKQ
- a CDS encoding LruC domain-containing protein, which gives rise to MKTKFFTLIFFLALFQSCSNEFTKEVSEPVDYITDDITTLVVPEGHDLRPIALQNTSINLSETSRADMVRVKVFEVEDGNYKLLYSGVIDRETSINNVVKVPNHIRLLSVQADLAIGTREWILTPSELQNLVIEDEIVPDVDADENKSATSGKSSAKTSSKTSAFVAGDEPPTWDCGDFDEFTGNDNDDFSITNSSTQGINVDKKTTIYICSGGSWNPSFLNDNGGKLEIYVGEGATLTLSGTINSTIYNVGTFNGVNINISKDAAFDNWGTTNIVGNLSASSKDINIYNGTCNVSGSVDLTENGHLDVDGGRLAIGGHVTNSGTFHNKVNSETVVAGNFTINGNGSFSNECKTTIAGNFINNKKVDFTNASYTVIAGSFINNSDSEVTIKEGSVFKSASIQSNAKIKGSKAYSVIETGAITFVGNSSGFEGELDICSDSFTESMRNNKVINTCDTFISPSACSLGYNNVIDEDNDGVIAGVDVDDNNPNVASYNFPQGEGSFYTSLYEDLYPCMGDYDLNDFVHNYSYQEGVLNGVINEIKFDYKFPAIGAGFNNSFVLRVMDDGDTAVLTLDAASAYDSAEITRVHDTENNTTLFVFNNIKSIYTSNTGAIINTVRIDYANIPVISGTVTKINGAYDEFILQNGEMGHEIHPLYNELHRNFAALNSPSMYNDENNFSRCDDKSSGTNLFVNNNGFPWVLTDLPVDLPWPKEGISILEAFPNFDDFVTSNPALDWYTNINGNRNSANLIE
- a CDS encoding universal stress protein, giving the protein MKKIIIPVDFSEYSEFALRAAALLSKKIDILVYAVHMLDLPDVSLSQSNEYSQEKTILITKLAEKRFKNFLEKDYLAGVKVIPIIKSSKVFSELNSIVNEVDADFIIMGSHGSSGLKEFFFGSNTEKVIRYADVPVLVLKNELRDVNFSDIVIATDFSEESIVGFKKVLNSLDFFNARKHLLYVNLPNENFKTTPEMDFLANNFLMQAEGNIDRLINVNFVCAKSIEEGILTFSDVIGADLITLITNGRKGLSHIFSGSISEDISNHSSLPIMTFKM